One Microbacterium sp. No. 7 genomic window carries:
- a CDS encoding ABC transporter ATP-binding protein: MIRTLLSLLPADRRGRVVLHTVLALVSVVVRAASIVVLVPVITALFGPVPADAWPWVGVFAALTAAGWALDGVASAIGFELGFGLLDTGQHAVADQLTRVRLTWFDADNTSNARQAIAATGPELVGLVIYLVTPLVSAVALPVAIAIALLPIAWQLGVAALLGVPVLLGAYVLAGRIGRAADRAASDANAALTERIVEFARTQQALRAARRVDPERSHVGAALARQHGAMMRLLLMQVPGQLVFSVASQLALLLLAGTTVVLAADGQVSVPAAIALIVVIVRYLEPFTTLAELSGGVEASLGTLRRIRSVLEAPRTPSGTRELGGSRTADAGPGSTATATDGRDAGAVPESAGTRAPGAEPGSAGPRDAAPGAPARIELRDVTFGYAAGETPVLDRLTLTLEPGSTTAIVGPSGSGKSTVLALLAGLHAPTSGTILVDGQDAAELTADARAGLVSVVFQHPYLFDGTIRENIAVGDPSADAETLEDAARLARVDAVAARLPDGFGARVGEAGSSLSGGERQRVSIARALLKPAPLLLVDEATSALDTENEVAVASALADDRIARTRVIVAHRLSSIRAAERVVFLEDGRVVEDGTIDELLSAGGRFAEFWRQQEAATGWGLGAAARA, translated from the coding sequence ATGATCCGCACGCTGCTCTCGCTGCTGCCCGCCGACCGTCGCGGCCGCGTCGTGCTGCACACGGTGCTGGCGCTCGTCAGCGTCGTCGTCCGCGCCGCGTCGATCGTCGTACTCGTGCCCGTCATCACGGCGCTGTTCGGTCCCGTGCCCGCCGACGCGTGGCCGTGGGTCGGCGTGTTCGCGGCGCTCACGGCGGCCGGCTGGGCGCTCGACGGCGTCGCGTCGGCGATCGGGTTCGAGCTCGGCTTCGGCCTGCTCGACACGGGCCAGCACGCGGTCGCCGACCAGCTCACGCGGGTGCGCCTCACGTGGTTCGACGCCGACAACACGTCGAACGCGCGCCAGGCGATCGCCGCGACGGGACCCGAGCTCGTGGGGCTCGTGATCTATCTCGTCACGCCGCTCGTGAGCGCGGTGGCCCTGCCCGTCGCGATCGCGATCGCGCTGCTGCCGATCGCATGGCAGCTGGGCGTCGCCGCCCTGCTCGGCGTGCCGGTGCTGCTCGGGGCGTATGTGCTGGCGGGGCGCATCGGCCGGGCCGCGGACCGTGCGGCATCCGACGCGAACGCCGCGCTCACGGAGCGGATCGTCGAGTTCGCGCGCACGCAGCAGGCGCTGCGCGCGGCACGGCGCGTGGATCCCGAGCGCAGCCACGTGGGCGCGGCGCTCGCCCGCCAGCACGGCGCGATGATGCGCCTGCTGCTCATGCAGGTGCCGGGGCAGCTGGTGTTCAGCGTCGCGAGCCAGCTCGCGCTGCTGCTGCTCGCCGGCACGACGGTCGTGCTCGCCGCGGACGGCCAGGTGTCGGTGCCCGCGGCGATCGCGCTCATCGTCGTGATCGTGCGCTACCTCGAGCCGTTCACGACGCTCGCCGAGCTCAGCGGCGGCGTCGAGGCGTCGCTCGGCACGCTGCGCCGCATCCGGTCGGTGCTCGAGGCGCCGCGGACGCCCTCCGGCACGAGGGAGCTGGGCGGCTCGCGGACGGCGGATGCCGGGCCGGGGTCGACGGCGACGGCGACGGACGGGCGGGACGCGGGTGCCGTACCGGAATCGGCGGGCACCCGGGCGCCGGGCGCCGAACCGGGATCGGCCGGCCCGCGGGATGCGGCGCCGGGCGCGCCGGCCCGCATCGAGCTCCGGGACGTGACGTTCGGCTATGCGGCGGGCGAGACGCCCGTGCTCGATCGGCTCACGCTGACGCTGGAGCCGGGATCCACGACCGCGATCGTCGGCCCCTCGGGGTCGGGCAAGTCGACGGTGCTGGCCCTGCTCGCGGGCCTGCACGCGCCGACGTCGGGAACGATCCTGGTCGACGGGCAGGACGCCGCCGAGCTCACCGCCGACGCGCGCGCCGGGCTGGTGAGCGTCGTGTTCCAGCATCCGTATCTGTTCGACGGCACGATCCGCGAGAACATCGCGGTCGGCGACCCGTCGGCGGACGCCGAGACGCTCGAGGACGCCGCGCGGCTCGCGCGCGTGGATGCCGTGGCCGCGCGCCTGCCCGACGGGTTCGGGGCGCGCGTGGGCGAAGCGGGATCGTCGCTGTCGGGCGGCGAGCGTCAGCGCGTGTCGATCGCGCGGGCGCTGCTCAAGCCCGCGCCGCTGCTGCTCGTCGACGAGGCGACGAGCGCGCTCGACACCGAGAACGAGGTCGCCGTGGCATCCGCCCTCGCCGACGACCGCATCGCGCGCACCCGCGTGATCGTCGCGCACCGGCTCTCCAGCATCAGGGCCGCGGAGCGCGTCGTCTTCCTGGAGGACGGCCGCGTCGTCGAGGACGGCACGATCGACGAACTGCTGTCGGCCGGCGGCCGGTTCGCCGAGTTCTGGCGGCAGCAGGAAGCCGCGACGGGCTGGGGTCTCGGCGCCGCGGCGCGCGCCTGA
- a CDS encoding antibiotic biosynthesis monooxygenase family protein, whose protein sequence is MSVVKINALSVPEGTGPELEARFAARKHSVDGQPGFQGFQLLRPVAGESRYFVVTTWDAEESFQAWRATRAGDAHGGHDRAPVATGAELLEFEVVDLD, encoded by the coding sequence ATGTCCGTCGTGAAGATCAACGCCCTGTCGGTCCCCGAGGGGACGGGTCCCGAGCTGGAGGCACGCTTTGCCGCCCGCAAGCACTCCGTCGACGGGCAGCCCGGCTTTCAGGGCTTTCAGCTGCTGCGCCCGGTCGCCGGGGAGTCGCGCTATTTCGTCGTGACGACGTGGGACGCCGAGGAGTCGTTCCAGGCGTGGCGCGCGACGCGTGCCGGCGATGCGCACGGCGGACACGACCGTGCGCCCGTCGCGACGGGCGCGGAGCTGCTGGAGTTCGAGGTCGTCGACCTGGACTGA
- a CDS encoding glycosyltransferase family 2 protein — translation MTGTLSLVLPVYRDPAAVGRCVASVAAQSRRPDELVLVDDRGGDGAFDVACETAHVAGIATTVVRHERNRGLSAARNSGLRVARGDLIAFVDGDDALAPDGIRALVDALRAADADIAVGRTMRTTPAGEELGLTESGEPVPVRTGAEFAENLLRDEEKGYAWNKVYRRDVLGADPYPEGRVYEDFAPTLRAVLRSRRIVTVDRPLYLYTDTEGSISNRFGPHLGDLLTQLAEVERIVDAADLDTLRYPLRVYRAANVVQPVANMSLRAQHVADGSDVRAERMLHDARALVRSGDLARLAGGGHARLAATLAVLAASPRLYSRILRSR, via the coding sequence ATGACCGGGACGCTGAGCCTCGTGCTTCCCGTCTACCGGGATCCGGCGGCGGTGGGGCGGTGCGTGGCATCCGTCGCGGCGCAGAGCCGCCGGCCCGACGAGCTCGTGCTCGTCGACGACCGCGGTGGCGACGGGGCGTTCGACGTCGCGTGCGAGACGGCGCACGTCGCGGGGATCGCGACGACGGTCGTGCGGCACGAGCGCAACCGGGGCCTCTCGGCCGCCCGCAACTCGGGACTGCGCGTCGCCCGCGGCGATCTCATCGCGTTCGTCGACGGTGACGACGCGCTCGCACCCGACGGCATCCGGGCGCTCGTCGACGCGCTGCGCGCCGCCGACGCCGACATCGCCGTGGGGCGCACGATGCGCACGACTCCCGCGGGCGAGGAGCTGGGGCTCACCGAGAGCGGCGAGCCCGTGCCCGTGCGCACGGGCGCCGAGTTCGCCGAGAACCTGCTGCGCGACGAGGAGAAGGGGTACGCCTGGAACAAGGTCTACCGCCGCGACGTGCTCGGCGCCGATCCCTACCCCGAGGGCCGCGTGTACGAGGATTTCGCGCCGACCCTGCGCGCCGTGCTGCGCTCGCGGCGCATCGTGACAGTGGACCGGCCGCTGTATCTGTACACCGACACGGAGGGATCGATCTCGAACCGGTTCGGCCCGCACCTCGGCGACCTGCTGACCCAGCTGGCCGAGGTGGAGCGGATCGTCGACGCCGCGGACCTCGACACGCTGCGGTATCCGCTGCGCGTGTATCGCGCCGCGAACGTCGTGCAGCCCGTCGCCAACATGTCGTTGCGTGCCCAGCACGTGGCCGACGGCTCCGATGTGCGCGCCGAGCGGATGCTGCACGACGCGCGCGCGCTCGTGCGGTCGGGCGATCTGGCCCGGCTGGCGGGCGGCGGCCACGCGCGCCTGGCGGCGACCCTCGCCGTCCTCGCCGCGTCGCCCCGCCTCTACTCGCGTATCCTCAGATCACGATGA
- a CDS encoding HNH endonuclease signature motif containing protein produces the protein MGNKETRDAGHDTGWSALDDLLTRLQGTRRDIAALQAAEAGLFAEAIDLVLDRMEQRRLQGERASDADLPLREVSLELGMALRVSDRTVQARLGDAHSLVTRFSATHTAWAEGRIDAGHAWSIARVGVSIGDDTLRATYEARALEVALTESPSRMTTAARAIAATVAPDDFADRTRSAVEDRQVRVYDLDDGLARLIADLPAALAYGIRDRLTQLATVALAATSEDDEPDEPDVSAEPGGLGGLGATGEFDATGGLDAPGEPHALDEAGTPAEAGPLGGAGGADGAGAPGAPGANRLSGTVTTVTTGPSPHRATGDPSVDTRTLDQARADVLADLLLAGTPAVLGDAAAAITGHVHITVPARTLATGDVATGPALLAGHGPIDTDTARHLADLAPAWTRVFTDPATGLPLAVDRYRPSAELRRFLRARDERCRTPGCTRSAVRSDIDHTRDAAHGGETTADNLAHLCRRHHVAKHRTAWRVRQRPGGVLEWTGPTGRTHRDRPPATVRFTPAGAPSPPPVALSCDDVGDAPPF, from the coding sequence ATGGGGAACAAAGAAACTCGGGATGCCGGGCACGACACCGGCTGGTCGGCGCTCGACGACCTCCTCACGCGCCTCCAGGGCACGCGGCGCGACATCGCGGCCCTGCAGGCGGCGGAGGCCGGCCTGTTCGCCGAGGCGATCGACCTCGTCCTCGACCGGATGGAGCAGCGACGTCTGCAGGGCGAGCGCGCCTCGGACGCCGATCTTCCCCTGCGCGAGGTGTCCCTCGAGCTCGGGATGGCGCTGCGCGTCTCCGATCGCACGGTGCAGGCGCGTCTCGGCGACGCGCACTCCCTGGTGACCCGTTTCTCCGCGACCCACACGGCGTGGGCCGAGGGGAGGATCGACGCCGGCCACGCCTGGTCGATCGCGCGCGTGGGCGTCTCGATCGGCGACGACACCCTGCGCGCCACGTACGAGGCGCGCGCCCTGGAGGTCGCGCTCACGGAGTCCCCGTCCCGGATGACCACGGCGGCGCGGGCGATCGCGGCGACCGTCGCGCCGGATGACTTCGCTGATCGCACCCGTTCCGCGGTCGAGGACCGGCAGGTGCGCGTCTACGACCTCGACGACGGCCTGGCGCGTCTGATCGCCGACCTTCCCGCTGCGCTCGCCTACGGCATCCGCGATCGCCTCACCCAGCTCGCCACGGTCGCGCTGGCGGCGACCTCTGAAGACGACGAGCCCGACGAGCCCGACGTGTCCGCTGAACCCGGCGGGCTCGGCGGCCTCGGCGCCACCGGTGAGTTCGACGCCACCGGCGGGCTCGATGCTCCCGGCGAACCCCATGCGCTTGATGAGGCCGGTACGCCCGCTGAGGCAGGTCCACTCGGTGGGGCGGGTGGTGCTGATGGCGCTGGTGCTCCCGGTGCTCCCGGTGCGAACAGGCTGTCCGGCACCGTCACCACCGTGACCACCGGGCCGAGTCCGCATCGCGCGACCGGGGATCCGTCCGTCGACACCCGCACCCTTGACCAGGCGCGCGCCGACGTGCTGGCCGACCTGCTCCTGGCCGGCACGCCCGCCGTGCTCGGCGACGCTGCGGCGGCGATCACCGGCCACGTGCACATCACGGTTCCCGCCCGTACCCTCGCGACGGGGGACGTGGCGACCGGGCCCGCCCTGCTGGCGGGGCACGGGCCCATCGACACCGACACTGCCCGGCATCTCGCCGATCTCGCTCCGGCATGGACGCGCGTGTTCACGGATCCCGCTACGGGCCTCCCGCTCGCCGTCGACAGGTACCGCCCCTCTGCGGAGTTGAGGCGGTTCCTCCGCGCCCGGGACGAACGCTGCCGGACACCTGGATGCACGCGCTCCGCGGTCCGCAGCGACATCGACCACACCCGCGACGCCGCTCACGGCGGAGAGACCACGGCCGACAATCTCGCCCACCTCTGCCGGCGTCACCACGTCGCGAAGCACAGAACGGCCTGGCGGGTGCGGCAGCGTCCCGGCGGCGTGCTCGAATGGACCGGCCCGACCGGACGCACGCACCGCGACAGACCGCCCGCGACCGTCCGCTTCACACCCGCCGGGGCGCCGTCACCGCCGCCCGTTGCCCTCTCGTGCGACGACGTCGGCGACGCCCCGCCGTTCTGA
- a CDS encoding histone-like nucleoid-structuring protein Lsr2 yields the protein MAKKQIIQLVDDLDGTVLENGEGVTIRFALEGRTYEIDLSDANAEKLRAAFAPYVAAGRSVTAARTEVARPRRTASKSSELAAIRAWASDNGFAVSSRGRIPANVIAAYEAAH from the coding sequence ATGGCTAAGAAGCAGATCATTCAGCTCGTCGACGATCTTGATGGCACGGTTCTGGAGAACGGTGAGGGCGTCACCATTCGATTTGCGCTCGAAGGTCGTACCTATGAGATCGACCTGTCCGACGCGAACGCGGAGAAGCTGCGCGCCGCATTCGCGCCCTATGTCGCCGCCGGCCGGTCGGTGACCGCCGCGCGCACCGAGGTGGCGCGTCCGCGCCGCACCGCGTCGAAGTCGTCGGAGCTCGCCGCGATTCGCGCGTGGGCGAGCGACAACGGCTTCGCCGTGAGCAGCCGGGGCCGCATCCCGGCGAACGTCATCGCGGCCTACGAAGCCGCGCACTGA
- a CDS encoding IS256 family transposase, translated as MALDQSALLELLGELKLTDVTDRIRVATETLYQELINAEATALIGAAPFERSSTRTTQRNGSRPRTLSTTAGDLELRIPKLRQGTFFPSLLERRRRVDQALFAVVMEAYLHGVSTRKVDDLVKALGADTGISKSEVSRICADLDAEVAAFRDRDLATMGYPYVFLDATYCKARVNHRVVSQAIVVAVGVAADGRREVLGFDVGDTESEPFWTSFLRSLKARGLAGTQLVISDAHTGLKKAISTVLQGAAWQRCRVHFMRNVLAVVPKASGEMVASIIRTIFAQPDKEHVQAQFDEVVRMLDRSHPKVAEMLSDARDDLLAFTGFPQKHWRQIWSTNPLERVNKEIKRRTDVVGVFPNPAALLRLAGAVLVEQHDEWEAGDRRYFSEHSMRQLDAMNTAHIEEVVIPEIAAA; from the coding sequence ATGGCTCTTGACCAGTCTGCCCTGCTCGAGCTGCTCGGGGAACTGAAACTCACCGATGTCACCGACCGGATCCGGGTCGCGACCGAGACGCTCTACCAGGAGCTGATCAACGCGGAAGCGACCGCGTTGATCGGTGCCGCCCCGTTCGAACGGTCGTCCACCCGGACGACACAGCGCAACGGCTCCCGACCGAGGACCCTGTCCACGACCGCCGGGGATCTGGAGCTGCGGATCCCGAAGCTGCGGCAGGGGACGTTCTTCCCGTCGCTGCTGGAGCGACGTCGCCGCGTCGATCAGGCACTGTTCGCGGTGGTGATGGAGGCCTACCTGCACGGCGTCTCCACGAGGAAGGTCGACGACCTGGTGAAGGCGCTCGGCGCCGACACCGGGATCTCGAAGTCCGAGGTGTCCAGGATCTGCGCCGACCTGGACGCCGAGGTCGCCGCGTTCCGCGACCGCGATCTTGCGACGATGGGCTACCCGTATGTGTTCCTCGACGCCACCTACTGCAAAGCACGAGTGAATCATCGGGTGGTGTCGCAGGCGATCGTCGTCGCCGTCGGCGTCGCCGCAGACGGACGCCGCGAAGTGCTCGGCTTCGACGTCGGCGACACCGAGAGTGAGCCGTTCTGGACCAGCTTCCTGCGCTCTCTGAAGGCCCGTGGGCTGGCCGGCACGCAACTGGTGATCTCCGACGCCCACACCGGGCTGAAGAAAGCGATCAGCACCGTTCTGCAGGGCGCCGCCTGGCAACGCTGCCGGGTGCACTTCATGCGCAACGTCCTCGCGGTGGTGCCCAAGGCCAGCGGCGAGATGGTCGCCTCGATCATCCGCACGATCTTCGCCCAACCCGACAAGGAGCATGTTCAGGCCCAGTTCGACGAAGTCGTCCGCATGCTCGACCGGTCGCACCCGAAGGTTGCCGAGATGCTCTCCGACGCACGAGACGACCTGCTCGCGTTCACTGGGTTCCCGCAGAAGCACTGGCGGCAGATCTGGTCCACGAACCCGCTGGAACGGGTGAACAAGGAGATCAAGCGTCGCACCGACGTGGTCGGGGTGTTCCCCAACCCCGCCGCGCTGCTGCGCCTGGCCGGCGCGGTCCTGGTCGAGCAGCACGACGAATGGGAAGCCGGCGACCGCCGCTACTTCTCCGAGCACTCCATGCGGCAACTCGACGCCATGAACACCGCCCACATCGAGGAGGTGGTCATCCCCGAAATCGCTGCGGCATAA
- a CDS encoding ABC transporter ATP-binding protein/permease, with translation MAGRGFQGAVMRGFGARDHEATVVGTELLAPKFLRVRFTSATLFDEIEAPPTAWLRFWFPDPEGRNAEHQRAYTFSEADPPNGRFAVDFVLHEPAGPASAWAVAAQPGATVSVTSLGSSRFDLPDELPAGYLVIGDSASIPAISGILRTVPDDVPIELYLEQHDDADLLIPLPSHPRVRTHWVPRRGAGSLAAAIEARDWSNWYAWVAPESGSLKALRTRLRDEFGFPKSETHQQAYWYHGRAMGKLRAQQTDDTPAEAAGTDAAIAGADAAVATVGTDATVTTAGADTTGADATVTTTGTAASPAAASPASPPPASSSASAAPAGWRAQAGSRLLRPLRPALIVGGVAQGIVTLIQLAPFFLLVELARLMLAGAETSRLWTVGLWAVGLMAAGALLSSLLLLWLHAVDARFERDVRRRLLGKLARLPLGWFENRTSGQVKQLVQDDTLSLHYLVTHAVPDAVAAVVAPAAVLVYLFAVDWRLALLLFLPILVYVLTMSVMVVQSGAKTAQALRWAERMNSEAGAYLEGQPVVRVFGGAAASSFRSRLDEYIAFLSDWQRPFSRQKSLLDLVTRPATFLAVIVVFGALFVTTGGMDPVALLPFLLLGTTFGARLLGIGYGLSGLRGGLLAARRVQIALDEPELVARDAAGDDDASVPAGRVEFDRVAFSYRPGTPVLQDITLTLEPGTVTALVGPSGSGKSTLAALLARFHDVDAGGIRIGGRDVRALPGDELYTRVGFVFQQTQLVHGTVRDNIALAVPDATDEQVQQAARDAQLHERILRLPRGYDTVLGPDAALSGGERQRLTIARAILADTPVLVLDEATAFADPESEYLVQQALSRLTRGRTVLVIAHRLRTVTGVDRIVVLEHGRIAETGTHDELLARGGRYRRLWDAGGLPAPDPADGEPGSGSGGEDPVTTVAGEAVR, from the coding sequence ATGGCTGGGCGTGGTTTTCAGGGTGCCGTCATGCGCGGCTTCGGTGCGCGCGATCACGAGGCCACCGTGGTCGGCACCGAGCTGCTGGCGCCGAAGTTCCTGCGCGTGCGCTTCACGAGCGCGACGCTGTTCGACGAGATCGAGGCGCCGCCGACCGCGTGGCTGCGGTTCTGGTTCCCCGACCCCGAGGGACGGAACGCCGAGCATCAGCGCGCGTACACGTTCAGCGAGGCCGATCCGCCGAACGGCCGGTTCGCGGTCGACTTCGTGCTGCACGAGCCCGCGGGGCCCGCGTCGGCGTGGGCCGTCGCCGCGCAGCCGGGCGCGACGGTCTCGGTCACGTCGCTCGGCTCGTCGCGCTTCGACCTCCCCGACGAGCTGCCCGCGGGCTACCTCGTGATCGGCGACTCGGCATCCATCCCCGCCATCAGCGGCATCCTGCGCACGGTCCCGGACGACGTGCCGATCGAGCTCTATCTCGAGCAGCACGACGACGCCGATCTGCTGATCCCCCTGCCGAGCCACCCGCGCGTGCGCACGCACTGGGTGCCGCGGCGCGGCGCCGGCTCGCTCGCGGCGGCGATCGAGGCCCGCGACTGGTCGAACTGGTACGCGTGGGTCGCGCCCGAGTCGGGGTCGCTCAAGGCGCTGCGCACGCGGCTGCGCGACGAGTTCGGCTTCCCCAAGTCGGAGACGCATCAGCAGGCCTACTGGTATCACGGCCGCGCGATGGGCAAGCTGCGCGCGCAGCAGACCGACGACACGCCCGCCGAGGCCGCCGGAACGGATGCCGCGATCGCCGGCGCGGATGCCGCCGTGGCGACGGTCGGAACGGATGCCACCGTCACGACTGCCGGGGCGGATACCACCGGGGCGGATGCCACCGTCACGACGACCGGGACCGCTGCCTCACCCGCGGCCGCCTCTCCCGCCTCTCCCCCGCCCGCCTCCTCCTCCGCCTCCGCCGCCCCCGCGGGCTGGCGCGCGCAGGCGGGCTCGCGGCTGCTGCGGCCGCTGCGGCCCGCGCTCATCGTGGGCGGCGTCGCGCAGGGGATCGTCACGCTCATCCAGCTCGCCCCGTTCTTCCTGCTCGTCGAGCTCGCCCGGCTGATGCTCGCGGGCGCCGAGACGTCGCGGCTGTGGACGGTGGGCCTGTGGGCCGTCGGCCTCATGGCGGCGGGCGCCCTGCTGTCGTCGCTGCTGCTGCTCTGGCTGCACGCCGTCGACGCGCGCTTCGAGCGCGACGTGCGCCGGCGGCTGCTCGGCAAGCTCGCGCGGCTCCCCCTCGGCTGGTTCGAGAACCGCACGTCGGGGCAGGTCAAGCAGCTCGTGCAGGACGACACCCTCTCGCTGCACTACCTCGTCACGCACGCGGTGCCCGACGCCGTCGCGGCGGTCGTCGCGCCCGCCGCCGTGCTCGTCTACCTTTTCGCCGTGGACTGGCGGCTCGCGCTGCTGCTGTTCCTGCCGATCCTCGTGTACGTGCTGACGATGTCGGTCATGGTCGTGCAGTCGGGCGCGAAGACGGCGCAGGCCCTGCGCTGGGCCGAGCGCATGAACAGCGAGGCGGGCGCCTACCTGGAGGGCCAGCCCGTCGTGCGCGTGTTCGGCGGCGCTGCGGCATCCTCGTTCCGGTCGCGGCTCGACGAGTACATCGCGTTCCTCTCCGACTGGCAGCGCCCGTTCTCGCGGCAGAAGTCGCTCCTGGACCTCGTGACGCGCCCCGCGACCTTCCTCGCCGTGATCGTCGTCTTCGGCGCGCTGTTCGTCACGACGGGCGGCATGGACCCCGTGGCGCTGCTGCCGTTCCTGCTGCTCGGCACCACGTTCGGCGCACGGCTGCTCGGCATCGGCTACGGCCTGTCGGGCCTGCGGGGCGGCCTGCTCGCGGCGCGGCGCGTGCAGATCGCGCTCGACGAGCCCGAGCTGGTCGCGCGCGACGCCGCGGGCGACGACGACGCCTCCGTGCCCGCCGGCCGGGTCGAGTTCGATCGCGTGGCCTTCTCCTACCGTCCGGGCACGCCCGTGCTGCAGGACATCACCCTCACGCTCGAGCCGGGGACCGTGACGGCGCTCGTCGGCCCGTCGGGCTCGGGCAAGTCGACGCTCGCCGCGCTGCTCGCCCGTTTCCACGACGTGGATGCCGGCGGCATCCGCATCGGCGGACGCGACGTGCGGGCGCTGCCCGGCGACGAGCTGTACACGCGCGTCGGCTTCGTCTTCCAGCAGACGCAGCTCGTGCACGGCACGGTGCGCGACAACATCGCCCTCGCCGTCCCCGACGCGACCGACGAGCAGGTGCAGCAGGCGGCGCGCGACGCGCAGCTGCACGAGCGCATCCTGCGCCTTCCGCGCGGCTACGACACCGTGCTCGGCCCCGACGCGGCGCTGTCGGGCGGCGAGCGGCAGCGGCTCACGATCGCCCGCGCGATCCTCGCCGACACGCCCGTGCTCGTGCTCGACGAGGCGACCGCGTTCGCCGACCCCGAGTCGGAGTACCTCGTGCAGCAGGCGCTGAGCCGGCTCACCCGGGGGCGCACGGTGCTCGTGATCGCGCACCGGCTGCGCACCGTGACGGGCGTCGACCGCATCGTCGTGCTGGAGCACGGCCGCATCGCCGAGACGGGCACCCACGACGAGCTGCTCGCCCGCGGCGGCCGCTACCGGCGGCTCTGGGATGCCGGAGGGCTGCCGGCGCCCGACCCCGCCGACGGCGAACCCGGCTCCGGCTCCGGCGGCGAGGATCCCGTCACGACCGTCGCCGGGGAGGCCGTCCGATGA